acttccattttccatcattctcttctccaagctttcctgacttctcattatgtgaccaaagtactttatctttgcctttaatatccttccctccagtgagcagttgtgaaaggaccaaggcagtgccatctccagcccaccccctgtttgggtatcagccagctcgccaatgacttaaatcaagaaatagttttctaagatctacaaagacacttgctagaacacctcagcaagcgagagtccaaaagtggcaggctaaaacccagaacctcaatcaatggctgatactaaatgagagactcccccctgggcacacagaaaactgggcgacttggaaggcactgaacagactgttctggcaccacaagatgcagagccaaccttaagaaatggggctacaaagtggaatccacaacatgcgagtgtggagaagagcaaaccacagaccgcctactgcaatgcaacctaagccttgctacatccacaatggaggaccttctgtagcaataccagaggcattccaagtggccagctactggtcaaaggacatttaatagaatagcaagtctgcaaactttgtgttttgattgtttgtttgtttttaatgcaatacaaatgtttggttcgctcctgacatgataaataaatataaaacaataaaaatatatttttaaaaagtgtctctcttccttggctcagccttccttacggtCCAGCTCTCGCTTCCATAGGTTACTAAAGGGAATACcattaccgtatattctggcatataagacaactgggcatataagacgaccttttccagttaaaatatagagtttgggatatactcactgtataagactactccttttccaacacacaccaaataaaatttttaaaagcatcagatttgatatcaatatggtaattttgctattactgtacctccttctctgcctctctgatctcgcacatgcgcacctgcaccacttcactccagtcttcaggagcgagatctgagaggcagaggaggaagtacggtaataggatacaagggcaggccagagaGATGGGCCTTGTACTAGTTTTTTCCTCAAAACATTCCGCTTTCTGATGTGCGCAGGGCTGTGAAAGAGAAAGTGCCTGGCTCAAAGCTAGTTAGGAGGAACTGGTGTCTCAGTGAACGACTTGAACCTGGGTCTTCTAAGTCCTTCTCACTTTCCCAGCCTCTGCATTGCCTGCTCTAAACACTATTTTTTCTTGTCTTTACCTCCCAGGCATTGCTGGGTCTGTTTTGCCACTGAGGGCGATGACCGGTCAGCCGAGTGGGTCTGTCCCTGCCGTTGCAAGGGTTCCACCAAATGGATCCACCAGGCCTGCCTCCAGCGGTGGCTGGACGAGAAGCAGAAAGGCAACAGCACAGGCAGCGTGAGTTGTCCTCAGTGTGGCACCGAGTATCGCATTGTTTTCCCCAAGCTGGGTGAGTACAAAGCTGGCAAGTCTATTCCAGTCTTTCTTGAGAGCAGATAGTCCACTGTTGAAAGCTTACAATGAATCATGTGGGTTTTCACTCTATTTATTCATAAGATTTCCTTAGAAAAGAGAAATATATCAAATATATCTGGGGGTGCCTAAATGTCCACCAACGAAAGGAGATGATTGCTCAGAGTCAAGTCATGGAATGCCTGCAGGTCTCACATTTTGAAAATCCTTTCTTTTTAGGCCCCTTGGTTTATTCCTTGCAGCAAGTGGACCGGGTTTTATCTAAAGTGAGTCCCTTTGCTGCAGCCGGCATTGTGGTGGGGACGCTCTACTGGTCGGCAGTCACATACGGAGCTGTCACAGTGATGCAGGTAATTCTGATTTTGTGGGAGAAGAATGTGCCTAAGGTGGTTGTCCATGTGGGTGGATCTCTTCCTGAATCGGACGAAACAAAATTCAGTGGGATTGATCAGTGGAACTGTAATCACTTTGGATGATTACTCAGTTGGATCAGAAAagggttactgtatatactcaagtataagctgacctgaatataagatgaggcacctaattttaccacaaaaaactgggaaaacttcttgactcaagtataagccgagggtgggaaacgcagcaggtactggtcaatttcaagataaaaatagatacccatacagttaaattaattgaggcatccgtaggttaaatgtttttaaatatttacagtatttcaaagaaaaacagtaaactaacTCTGTATATGGAAAAGTAAGGCCAATAAAAACAacatggtatcaacaataacttcataataataacaacaacaacaagccatcagaacaaatgcaattaaggccaggatcgaaaaatcagctgatgacccaaaatgaaactgtgcaaggaagctgatgaaaccattgatcatatgctcagctgctgcaagaaaatctcacaaacagactacaaacagaggcacaattctgtggcccaaatgattcattggaacttatgtcacaaatgccacctgccagtagtaaagaactggtgggatcataaacctgcaaaggtagtggaaaatgaacacacaaaaatactgtgagactttcgaatccagactgacaaagttttggaacacaatacaccagtcaTCACgattgtgggaaagaaaaaagtttggattattgatgtcgcgaTACCAGGTGACAgacacattgaggaaaaacaacaagaaaaactcagccattatcaggacctcaaaatcgaactgcaaaggatCTGGCATGAACCAgtacaggtgatcccagtggtcatcagcatcctgggtgctgctccaaaagatctcagccagcatttagaaacaataaacattgatgaaACCATGATctttcaactgcaaaaggccaccttacttggatctgtgcacatcattcgaaaatatatcacacagtcctagacgcttgagaagtgttcgacttgtgattttgtgatacgaaatccagcatatatatctcgtttgctgtgtcatagtgtttttgtgtcagaataataacaacaacaacaacaacaataataatagtaataataataatacttcatttgtatCACACCCTATctctccatggggactcaggccagcttccaacatagtaacaggcaaacattcaatgcctatataaataaTGCAGAGCtaaatatagatctataattatatatactaatttcacatacgCATTTCCTcctgaaatgtttgcaaatcctctatatatgtgcatttcccatttgcaatatttgcaagccgtATATATccatgtttatatctatctagacatctctcactaagtgtgtgtgtttgcatttcccctgcaatatttgcaagccctatatatctatattcatatctaccTAGACATGTCTGTATAtaattgtgtgtgcatttcccccctgtaatatttgcaagccctatatatctattttCATAGATATCTATCTAGGTATCTCTCTATACATAAATAATTATGTCTATacaggatttgcaaagacttgcaaatatgtgaggggaaaattactatataactttatttatatatatatatacacatatgcatacacagagaaagagagagagatatagatatatagaagcctctatatatttatcgatatctatataggatttgcaaagtcTTGGAAACGTAAGGGGAAAAgtcatatatataaataatgtatacatatactttggttttcatgtatttatttatttgtttattttatatgtgaaagacctatggtatAAGCATCAAATAAACTTGTCTTGACTTACATATAGAtaaccacacacaaaaaagccaggGAATTCGGTGGATTTGAAAGAGCCATACAAGCAAGAAGGACATAAACtatatctcctttccctcctttcctccttttttgattggaaaagaaaacacactttaagggaggggaagaggagaaagaaatatatattgcaagcaatggcttcCAGGCTCCACTGCCCGGCCTTGACCCCATTATgagccaagggaggctttttcagcccatgaaaaggacttaaaaactcATCTTCAAGTATATATTTTGTAAAATCTGAATTTCCAAGCAAAACTACAAGATTTTCTTCACCAGAGCTTGAATAGTCTTGTGATATTCCTGGAGTTCtaaatttaaaaaaagtaaataaatcagtATAGAATAATACAGTGggaggagacctcgtgggccatccagtccaaccccattctgccaagaagcaggaaaatcgcattcaaagcacccctgacagatggccatccaccctttgtttaaaagcctccaaagaaggagcctccaccacactcaggcgcagagagagagttccacttctgaacaactctcacagttaggaagttcttcctaatgttcaggtggaatctcctttcctgtcatttgaagccattgttccactgtgtcctagtctccagggcagcagaaaacacgcttgctccctccttcctgtatATGGCCattctgtctcctctcagccttctcttctgtaggctaaacatgtccagctctttcagccgctcctcataggacccttgattgttttagttgttctcctctggaaacattccagcctgTGAACATCTCCAAGCTGTGGTCTAAATTTCAGTAACTTGGCTGAAAATCTTATTTCCTGGGGCAGCTGCATTGGCCAAGCagcaatatacagtatatactcgagtataagcctagtttttcagacctttttttgggctgaaaaagtccctctcggcttatactcgagtcaaggtttattattttactctgttataaatacgtaataaatgttatataattattttactctgataGAAATatgtaataaatttattattattattattattacatttattattatattatattattgttgttgttattattacatttattattttactttattattgttgttattattacatttattttactctatttatttttattgaaggGTATGCAAGTTTTATgtaaaaattacagttttatgtaactattcaaaaacatttaatctcctgatgcctcaattaatataattttattggtatctatttttattttgaaatttatcagtatctgttgcattttccatcctgggcttatactcgagtcaatctgttttcccagttttttgtggtaaaattaagtgccttggcttatattcgggtcggcttatacttgagtatatacggtaaatgaatTAATACTCTTTCTAGACCAAAAAAGAGATCCAAAATAAATTCTACAAGCTTTCAAAGTTCACAGGCTGCTTCATCACGCATTGATGTTAGAAATCACTGGCCGTGTCCCCTCCTTTTTTCAGGTTGTTGGCCACAAAAAGGGCCTGGACGTGATGGAGCGGGCGGACCCACTCTTCTTGCTCATGGGGTTGCCTACCATCCCAGTCATGCTGGTTCTAGGGAAGATGATCCGCTGGGAAGATTATGTGCTACGTGTCTGGCGGAAGTACGCCAGCAAGCTCCAGGCCCTGCAAGTTTTGGGGCAAGGTGAGCCTTGCACGCTCCTCCTCACCCTGGGAAACTGGGAGGCAGCAGGGATGAATCTCCCTGGCTTGTGCACTCGGTGCATAATACACAGAAGATATCTGGGGTTTCCACTTTGTTGTACAAATCCGTTGCAACTCCATATCTGTATAATTCAGGTGGGGACATTTCAATCTTCCAGGACTGCATCTCTGAGCCTCCCTTGCCTCATTTTCTCCTTGTTGATTCTCTTCCCATCCTGCCAGGGGTCAGCCGTCCCATTCCACAAGTCCCGCTGGCCGAGTCGCGCTACCAGAGCGACCACCTCTCCATCTCACGCACGCTCTGCGGGGCCCTGGTTTTCCCTTCCATTGCCAACCTGGTGGGTCGAGTGATGTTCCGTAGGGTGAACTCCAGCCTCCAGCGTACCATTCTGGTAAGTACTGAGATCGGGAGAGCTGccaggttttgtttgtttggttttttgtcatgtcaggagcgacatgagaaacagcaagtcacttctggtgtgagagaattggccatctgcaaggatgttgcccaggggatgcctggatgatttgatgtttttatcatccttgtgggaagcttctctcatgtccccacatgaggaactggagctgatagagggagctcatccgcctctccccgaatttgaacctgcgacctgtcggtcttcagtcctgccggcacaggggtttaatccactgtgccaccgggggctttagCCAGGTGAACTCGCAGCAATATTTGGCTCAGATCTCCAAGGAATCACAGTGTGGTACAAGGCAGCTTCTCTGCTACAGTGCCATGACACCATTAACCCAGCCTGCCCAGAGGTTGTGGTTCAGTTCTGGTTTTTAGAGTGAAGGAGCCAagcttgtttgcttgcttgcttttgtatcaaaagcattgcataatcatagaatcatagaatattgagttggaagagaccttatgggccatccagtccaaccccctgccaagaaacaggaatattgcattcaaggcacccctaacagatggccatccagcttctgtttaaaaacctccaacgaaggagcctccaccacactccgaggccgagagttccactgctgaacggctctcacagtcaggaagttcttcctcatgttcagatggaatctcctctcttgtagtttgaagccattgttccgcgtcctagtctccagggaagcagaaaacaagcttgctccctcctccctgtgacttcctctcacatatttatacatggctatcatgtgtcctttcagccttctcttcttcaggctaaacatgcccagctccttaagccactcctcataaggcttgttatccagacccttgagtgtgagtaggccgaagcctgttagagtcagtgggccaaagctagtgtcgtcctgaggagagtgaggtaTACCtcaatatgagagaagcctcatgtgagaaagctccagtgtgaaatcTGCTGTGTGTGAAGCTACTATGTATTTCAtgtattcttgaaggctttcatggtcgaaatcactgagttgttgtgagttttcttggctgtatggccatgtttcataaACATTctttcttgacgtttcacctgcatctatggcagacatcctcagaagtgaagaaaatggggtttatatatctgtggaatgaccagggtggaatgtcgctggacattgcacagatatataaatcctatttcctagtttccaacagacctcgcaacctctgaggatgcctgccatagatgcaggggaaatgtcaggagagaatgcttctggaacatggccagacagcccagaaaactcaaaacaacctaTAACAacctactatgtatttgtttatttgtgttatggaaatcttgttcttgtaaatagtgcaaccatattattttattagagAGGAAACCCTcctatggaagatataacattggtctgtgtgtttttgttctttctctctttggGCTACTGGTACCAGGTCACGCTGCTGCAAATAAGTTACTCTGATGTACATTTATGcgaagggtcttttgttaataatatTTCTTTCCCTGCCGGCAGGGTGGCATTGCTTTCGTGGCCATCAAGGGAGCCCTGAAGGTCTATTTCCGGCAGCAGCAGTTCTTGATCCAAGCCAACCGGCGCATCCTCAACTTTGTGGAGAAGAGAGACGCGGAGAAGGACTTGTCGCAAGTTGATGAGGACAGCGGCAGCGAAGCAGGGCTCAGTTAGGGAGTGACGTGTGGCCCAAGGGACAGTGCACTTCCTGGCCTGCTTGAGAAGAGTTCATCAGAGAAAGCACTTTCCTCTCCACGGGAGACTTCAGGCTGGGCGGCTCCATTCCCAAAGGGAGACACTGACAAGCACCTTTGCCTTGGCCTCTGCATTATTGGAGGAGGGAGGCTGGGGCAGGACAGGTTGGATATCATCACTGCGTCCCCTAAAAGAGCACAACTTTTGTTTCCCAGCTGCTGGCTTCCTTGCAGTCTAGCCTGTTGACCTCATGCTGTTCTTTCTAGCTTTTCCGCCATGTTGATTTCGGATTCTGTGTGGCACTTCTTTGATCTCTTCACAAACCATGgtttaaattaaaaatgaaaagaaaccaaatgtttttttttttatcttcacacatttctctgttttgttgttctttgtttgttcagttgcttccaattcttcgtgacctaATGGACCAGGCCAGGCCAGAGCTTGCTGTTGGCTGTtgccacccgcagctccttcagggtcaagccagtcacttcaaggatatcatcccatccacctcttcctttttccttccattttccccagcatcattctcttctccaagctttcctgtcttctcattatgtggccaaaggacttcatctttgcctctaataccttccctccagtgagcagctgggcattattttctggagtatggactggtttgatcttctgtggtccgaggcactctcagaattttcctccaacacaatggttcccaacctgtgggcctaAAATGGCTCTAAattattaagtatggttttctgtgggcgagtagaTGTCGATAACtgaatgacatatgttctgtatcagaaactagagctgcttTGGTCtagtcaatgcaattttctaagggcccttccacacagccctatattccagaatatcaaggcagaaaatcccacaatatctgctttgaaatgggttatctgagtccacactcagataatgtgggatttcctgccttgatattctgggatagagggctgtgtggaagggccctgggttatctgagtccacactcggataatgtgggatttcctgccttgatattctgggatagagggctgtgtggaagggccctgggttatctgagtccacactcagataatgtgggatttcctgccttgatattctgggatagaggtctgtatggaagggccctgggttatccgagtccacactcagaaaatcccacaatatctgctttgaaatgggttatctgagtccacactcagatgatgtgggatttcctgccttgatattctggggggagggggctgtatggaaggcccctcagataacccagttcaaagcagatagtgtgggattttctgcctttatattctggaatatagggctgtgtggtagGGCCCTGAATTAGCACCCCgaataaccaaaacaaatctaaagttgatgaaAAACTAATTCAAAActcttttggtttttgtttgggtttttttgttttttttgagaaactgcaagagttttctgttgtgagagaattggccgtctgcaaggatgttgcccaggggacgcccggatgatttgatgttttataatccttgtgtgaggcttctctcatgtccccgcatgaggagctggagctgatagagggagctcatctgcctctccccagatttgaacctgtgacctgtcggtcttcagtcctgccagcacagggctttaacccactgtgccaccgggggctcccggtgaagtggtccctgttcagagtggtccctgttaaAAAAAAgggatgggaaccactgctccaacaccacagttcaaaagcgtcaatcttccttcgctcagccttccttatggtccagctcttgcatccataggttactacggggaataccattgctttaactatgtggcatGTCaaagcataaaatcccacattatctgagtgtggactcagataacccagttcaaagcagatattgtgggattttctgccttgatattctgggatatagggctgtgtggaagggcactcagTTACAGTCAGGGATGGGCAGCTCTCTGGGTCCTTCTACAcgaccatataacccagaataccaaggcagataatccacaatatctgctttgaacggggttatcggagtccacactgccatataatctagttcaatgtggattttatacagctgtgtggaagaggctcaAAGATGAGGTTGTGTTGGCCACAGCACAGTATTTAAGGAGCCATGATAGGCTATCTTGTGAATGGGGGAATAATGAATGTTAGACAACAGATTTGGCATCCTTGGAGCAACATATGCTTCTGACCCATTGCAGACTGAATCTTTGTTAAACACTGTGTTTCTTATTTGGCCACCAGATGGGGCAGGGAGTCTAAGCAAAGTCACCAAAgcttagggcagtgtttcccaacttcctaatgccgcggttcctcacgttgtggtgacccccaaacataacattattttcattgctacttcataataataataaattttatttatactccgccaccatctcccccaatagggacttggagcggcttacatggggccaagcccgaacaacaaattacaatacaaaaatacaaattgcagtaaaataaacaacataacaataaagtataaaacatcagagcataaaaacaatatacacaaaaaatagaaaccaaacataatggcagagagcaggccgcatgtacataaaatgatttacttcataactttaattttgctactgttatgaattgtaatgtaaatattctgatatgcaggatatattttcattcactggaccaaatttggtacaaatatctggtatgcccaagtttgaatactggtgaggttgcgggggagtgattttgtcatttgggagttgtatttgctgggatttatatagttcacctacaactccactagtgatgaaattgaaccaaacttggcactcagaactcccatgaccaacagaaaatactggaagggtttggtggacgctgaccttgagttttggcatccagagagcactgtggactcaaaacaatgatgggtcgggaccaaacttgtcacgaatactcaagatgcccaaatgtgaacactg
This portion of the Anolis sagrei isolate rAnoSag1 chromosome 7, rAnoSag1.mat, whole genome shotgun sequence genome encodes:
- the LOC132782618 gene encoding E3 ubiquitin-protein ligase MARCHF5-like, whose product is MAAAAGEASERHCWVCFATEGDDRSAEWVCPCRCKGSTKWIHQACLQRWLDEKQKGNSTGSVSCPQCGTEYRIVFPKLGPLVYSLQQVDRVLSKVSPFAAAGIVVGTLYWSAVTYGAVTVMQVVGHKKGLDVMERADPLFLLMGLPTIPVMLVLGKMIRWEDYVLRVWRKYASKLQALQVLGQGVSRPIPQVPLAESRYQSDHLSISRTLCGALVFPSIANLVGRVMFRRVNSSLQRTILGGIAFVAIKGALKVYFRQQQFLIQANRRILNFVEKRDAEKDLSQVDEDSGSEAGLS